Proteins from a single region of Candidatus Kryptoniota bacterium:
- a CDS encoding SIMPL domain-containing protein has product MSRGCVSILLFMSLALSSYAQESQLKENQISVLGAVELKEVADQASFTFSVKGVGETLRLAVEDANAKVKAVTDKLLKLGVPSSKIATSQFYSGENYGDKSFWSSKRDYQAVLTTLVTVDSIGMVESVLFALSEGEISNVSNVSFGLKDELGMRRKARIAATLKAKEKAQDITGALGVTLGRVLSIEETKPTRVIQPQAQQVRRFGYVPIDYNVSSPFNPSSVVTLSGELPQVDESSGSGIFAQTISVTSEVTVIFEIKN; this is encoded by the coding sequence ATGTCACGGGGCTGTGTGTCGATACTTTTGTTTATGTCTCTAGCTCTCTCGTCTTACGCGCAGGAATCACAACTCAAGGAGAATCAGATCTCAGTTCTCGGAGCGGTTGAGTTGAAGGAGGTCGCCGACCAGGCGTCTTTCACATTCTCGGTGAAGGGCGTGGGCGAGACTCTTCGTCTTGCTGTCGAGGACGCAAATGCGAAAGTAAAAGCAGTGACCGACAAGCTCCTCAAACTTGGTGTTCCATCAAGCAAGATTGCGACATCTCAGTTCTACAGCGGCGAAAACTACGGGGACAAATCTTTCTGGTCTTCGAAGCGCGATTACCAGGCGGTACTCACTACTCTCGTCACTGTCGACAGCATCGGAATGGTCGAGTCCGTCCTGTTTGCTTTGAGTGAGGGTGAAATATCAAACGTATCGAATGTTTCTTTCGGGTTGAAGGACGAGTTGGGTATGAGAAGGAAAGCCAGGATAGCCGCCACGCTTAAAGCGAAGGAAAAAGCCCAGGATATTACCGGCGCACTGGGAGTCACTTTGGGTCGCGTGCTTTCTATCGAAGAAACTAAGCCTACAAGAGTGATTCAGCCTCAAGCCCAACAAGTCCGAAGATTTGGGTATGTTCCGATTGATTACAACGTCTCCAGCCCGTTTAACCCTTCGTCGGTAGTGACTTTGTCCGGGGAACTCCCGCAAGTCGACGAGAGCAGCGGATCCGGTATCTTCGCGCAGACAATTTCCGTCACCAGTGAAGTCACGGTCATATTTGAAATAAAGAATTGA
- a CDS encoding outer membrane beta-barrel protein: MKNVLLLSVLLSMIFCFQEARSQGVTVKGKVIDENAASLPGALVRLVDRSDSSRFFIAITDLEGNFALLHIPPHTYRLDASAVGRRTTSVPVTVENRNLDVGRISMGEAVIPMRGVTVEGRVPPAVQNGDTTEYVAAGVKINRDATAEDLLSKLPGVIVSNGTITAGGETVQRVLVDGRPFFGDDPTVAVRTLPAEVIDRIQVFDQMSDQAQFTGFDDGQSVKAINIITRRNRQGMNFGKLTAGYGDNQRYDAAGNVNFFDGNSRLSFLGSSNNVNQQDFSTQDILGVISNRSVAFTPGSGGFRGGGQRRANPFGRSGAISSNNQFVGQQQGINNTSMAGTNASDSLSDNLFAQGSYFFNRVGNQNNQLDHRQYLLGGDSTSLYDQNSNAASTNYNNRLSGRIDYAADESNKLTVLPVIYFQSNRADNLLNAVTTQNASGSQSLTNSGGLNDGYNITGHVVYRHAFDLPGRTLSIDVGGGANKKMTNGNLSAANDYSGTNSPPDDSLNQVSNYNSDVKTVSANLIYTQATDVNAMFELIYNPSFTRNSADKSTYDFNPGTDSYSSFDAPLSNSYYDDYMTQRVGIGYRWRGTGTNFMGNLSYQYADLTGDGSAFTNSRITRSFGDFLPSALFMYTTPEHRTLRIFYRTYTVAPAVTQLQQVVDNSNPLLLSTGNPNLVQSYTHSLLARYAITTPGRASSMFLFLIANYTNAYVADATVIPSRDTVLSNGTSLTPGTQLTYPVNLDGYWNVRSFFTYGLPFDLISSALNLNAGLTFTRTPGQLNDVVSKTNSIGPTAGFVIGSNISQNFDFTISYMGSYNFARNSIQPISNSNYYSHTASVKWVWEFWSGIVLDNQLSNALTNGLSAGYDQNIILWNLGVAKKFFANESGELRIAVNDLLGENKSVNRSITDTYIDDTRNEVLTRYVLVSFSYTLR, translated from the coding sequence ATGAAGAATGTTTTGCTGCTGTCAGTCCTATTATCGATGATATTCTGCTTTCAGGAAGCGCGGAGTCAAGGTGTTACCGTCAAGGGAAAAGTCATTGACGAGAATGCCGCTTCTCTTCCGGGGGCCCTTGTGCGACTCGTGGACAGGTCCGACTCATCGAGATTTTTTATTGCCATAACTGACCTCGAAGGCAATTTCGCCCTGTTGCACATCCCCCCGCACACTTACCGGCTCGACGCAAGCGCGGTGGGAAGGAGAACGACATCGGTTCCGGTGACCGTGGAGAACCGAAATCTCGATGTCGGTCGGATCTCCATGGGTGAAGCAGTCATACCGATGAGAGGAGTGACGGTAGAAGGACGAGTCCCCCCGGCCGTGCAAAATGGCGACACGACCGAGTACGTCGCGGCGGGGGTAAAAATCAACCGCGATGCAACCGCCGAAGATCTGTTGAGCAAGCTTCCGGGTGTTATCGTGTCCAACGGGACAATCACTGCAGGCGGAGAGACGGTTCAGCGCGTGCTGGTCGATGGAAGACCGTTTTTCGGTGATGACCCGACAGTCGCCGTTCGCACTCTCCCCGCCGAAGTGATCGACCGGATCCAGGTGTTCGACCAGATGAGCGATCAGGCGCAGTTCACCGGGTTCGACGACGGACAATCCGTGAAGGCGATTAACATTATAACGAGACGAAACAGACAGGGGATGAATTTCGGAAAGTTGACTGCAGGATACGGCGACAACCAGAGGTATGACGCAGCAGGAAATGTAAACTTCTTCGACGGAAACAGCCGCCTTTCATTTCTAGGCTCATCGAACAATGTTAACCAGCAGGACTTTTCTACGCAGGATATTCTCGGTGTAATCTCGAACCGCAGTGTGGCGTTCACGCCCGGGAGCGGAGGATTCAGAGGGGGCGGACAACGGCGTGCGAACCCGTTCGGACGTTCCGGCGCAATAAGTTCCAACAATCAGTTCGTGGGCCAGCAGCAAGGGATCAACAATACGAGCATGGCCGGAACGAACGCTTCCGACAGTCTGTCCGACAATCTTTTCGCTCAGGGAAGCTACTTCTTCAACCGGGTCGGGAACCAGAATAACCAGCTCGATCATCGGCAGTATCTTCTCGGAGGTGACTCGACAAGTCTGTACGACCAGAACTCCAACGCGGCGAGCACGAATTACAACAATAGGTTAAGCGGCCGCATCGATTATGCCGCCGACGAATCGAACAAGCTTACGGTCCTCCCTGTCATTTATTTCCAGTCGAACCGCGCGGACAATCTTCTCAACGCAGTGACAACACAGAACGCATCGGGCTCACAGTCCCTGACAAATTCCGGCGGATTGAACGACGGATATAACATAACGGGTCACGTCGTTTACAGACACGCGTTCGATTTACCCGGGAGGACACTCTCGATAGACGTCGGCGGCGGCGCGAACAAGAAGATGACGAACGGAAATCTGTCGGCGGCGAACGACTACTCCGGGACGAACTCTCCGCCGGACGATTCGCTGAATCAGGTTTCAAATTACAATTCGGACGTAAAGACTGTGAGCGCGAACCTGATCTATACCCAGGCGACAGACGTAAACGCGATGTTCGAGCTGATCTACAACCCTTCTTTTACACGCAACTCGGCAGACAAGAGTACATATGACTTTAATCCGGGAACAGATTCATACTCGTCATTCGACGCACCTCTTTCAAATTCTTACTATGACGATTACATGACGCAGCGGGTGGGAATCGGCTACAGGTGGAGGGGAACCGGCACAAATTTCATGGGAAACCTGTCGTACCAGTATGCCGATCTAACAGGCGATGGAAGCGCGTTCACGAATTCCAGGATTACACGAAGCTTCGGTGACTTTCTCCCAAGCGCGCTGTTCATGTACACGACGCCCGAACACAGAACTCTGAGGATATTCTACAGGACTTATACTGTCGCACCGGCGGTAACACAGCTACAGCAAGTCGTGGACAATTCAAATCCGCTCCTTCTTTCGACAGGAAATCCCAACCTTGTCCAGTCATATACACACTCGCTTCTCGCGCGATACGCAATCACGACTCCGGGCAGAGCTTCAAGCATGTTCCTGTTCCTCATTGCGAATTACACGAACGCTTACGTCGCTGACGCAACTGTCATCCCGTCACGCGACACGGTTCTTTCCAACGGGACTTCACTAACACCCGGCACCCAGTTAACCTATCCGGTTAATCTTGACGGTTATTGGAATGTAAGATCCTTCTTCACCTACGGTTTACCATTCGATCTGATAAGCAGCGCACTCAACCTGAACGCGGGCCTGACATTTACTCGGACGCCCGGACAATTGAATGACGTCGTCAGCAAAACAAACTCTATCGGACCCACTGCCGGGTTCGTAATCGGAAGCAACATCAGTCAGAATTTCGATTTCACGATTTCATACATGGGGAGTTATAATTTCGCACGCAATTCGATTCAGCCCATCTCAAACAGCAATTACTATTCGCACACTGCTTCTGTGAAGTGGGTGTGGGAATTCTGGAGCGGCATAGTCCTCGACAACCAGTTGAGCAACGCTCTGACAAATGGCCTCTCGGCTGGATACGACCAAAACATAATACTCTGGAATCTCGGTGTGGCGAAAAAATTCTTCGCCAATGAAAGCGGGGAGCTGAGGATCGCGGTCAACGACCTCCTCGGGGAGAACAAGAGCGTGAACAGGTCCATCACCGACACTTACATTGACGACACGCGCAACGAAGTGCTGACGCGGTATGTCCTGGTCAGTTTCTCCTACACACTCAGGTGA
- the aroC gene encoding chorismate synthase, with the protein MLRLLTAGESHGRALVGIIEGVPSNLELTADYINKQLHRRQQGYGRGGRMKIETDKVEILTGVRHGRTLGSPISLVLWNRDFQNWGEKMSAEAIAKDIEKVVIPRPGHADLVGKFKYAHGDIRNVIERSSARETAMRVALSTIARRLLQEIGIRIGGHVFSIGSAGYKNREDVDAIIRNLIAKKHGAEEIADESDKSEVRCLDNGLADKMVQQIKRAKKLGDTLGGVVEAYVSGLPIGLGSYVEFDRKLDGQLAQAVMSVHAIKGVEIGEGFRNAAKFGSEVHDEILLKSKKIVRPTNRAGGLEGGVTNGQPLWVRAAMKPISTLMKPLKSVDLSEMKTVEARRERSDFCAVPAAGVVVENVIAPVLANAVLEKFGGDSMDELGRRYDKEAFFG; encoded by the coding sequence ATGTTGAGACTACTTACCGCAGGTGAATCGCACGGAAGGGCGCTCGTCGGGATTATCGAGGGCGTACCATCAAATCTCGAATTGACGGCCGACTATATAAACAAGCAGCTTCACCGCCGCCAGCAAGGATACGGCCGCGGCGGTAGGATGAAAATTGAAACCGACAAAGTGGAAATACTGACCGGCGTGAGACACGGCAGGACACTCGGCTCGCCTATCTCTCTCGTTCTCTGGAACCGCGATTTCCAGAACTGGGGAGAGAAAATGTCGGCCGAGGCGATAGCTAAAGATATCGAAAAGGTCGTCATACCTCGTCCGGGTCATGCTGATCTTGTCGGGAAATTCAAGTATGCGCACGGCGACATAAGAAATGTAATCGAGCGGTCGAGCGCGCGCGAGACGGCGATGCGAGTCGCATTGAGCACGATTGCGAGACGACTCCTTCAGGAAATTGGAATAAGAATCGGCGGGCACGTGTTTTCAATCGGATCTGCAGGCTACAAGAACAGGGAAGATGTCGATGCGATCATCCGGAATTTGATTGCGAAAAAACACGGTGCCGAGGAAATTGCGGATGAGTCGGACAAATCCGAAGTGAGATGTCTCGATAATGGACTCGCTGACAAGATGGTACAGCAGATAAAGCGCGCCAAGAAACTGGGCGACACGCTCGGCGGTGTTGTGGAAGCGTACGTTTCTGGCCTTCCGATCGGATTAGGGAGCTACGTCGAGTTCGACAGGAAGCTCGACGGCCAGCTTGCCCAGGCGGTCATGTCCGTTCACGCGATCAAAGGAGTTGAGATCGGCGAGGGCTTCAGGAACGCTGCGAAATTCGGCTCGGAAGTTCATGACGAGATACTCCTGAAGTCTAAGAAGATCGTGCGACCCACCAACAGGGCGGGTGGACTTGAAGGTGGAGTCACGAACGGTCAGCCGCTGTGGGTTCGTGCCGCCATGAAACCGATCTCAACGTTAATGAAACCGCTGAAAAGTGTAGACTTATCCGAAATGAAAACTGTGGAAGCTCGGAGGGAACGCTCGGACTTTTGTGCGGTTCCTGCCGCGGGGGTCGTGGTGGAGAACGTGATTGCACCTGTCCTGGCGAATGCCGTGCTTGAGAAATTCGGAGGTGACAGCATGGATGAGCTCGGGCGCCGCTACGATAAGGAGGCGTTCTTCGGGTAA
- a CDS encoding heparan-alpha-glucosaminide N-acetyltransferase domain-containing protein yields the protein MAARRLGFVDQFRGLATLFMIETHVLNALLLVPLREYFPFKAIDFMNGFVAPSFLFVAGFSFTLALTRKGDSYRKFSVELVRHLKRLMFIWITGYLLHVPYFSLRKTVHESTPTDLVSFSAVDILQCIAATLFLLHILRVLIKDDRKFNFTMYILFVFFVLIAPVAGGIDFLNVFPVWLAQYFNRMHGSLFPLFPWSSFLIGGTIASQFLIKHIDAMSTGKIGRDALKRVVRTGIVIAAVGLVFTIVETQILHTYHFVDYSPSWFLLRFGILLLILYGITIHEQSRRSDLSPMKLFGRESFLVYTAHLLVVYGSSVKVPSLVARIGPTLGYLECLGIFVALSVIMYIAAVVWNNLKHNDLRMSRIVQYVCVSIFFYLFINNPY from the coding sequence ATGGCCGCGCGCAGACTGGGTTTTGTCGACCAGTTCAGGGGGCTTGCGACGCTGTTCATGATCGAAACTCACGTCCTTAACGCGCTCCTCCTTGTTCCCCTCAGAGAATATTTCCCCTTCAAGGCAATCGACTTCATGAACGGCTTCGTGGCGCCGTCATTCCTTTTCGTCGCCGGATTTTCATTTACCCTGGCACTCACCAGGAAGGGAGACTCGTACCGGAAATTTTCCGTCGAGCTGGTGAGACATCTGAAGCGCCTCATGTTTATCTGGATAACCGGCTACCTCCTCCACGTACCTTACTTTTCTCTCCGCAAAACAGTTCATGAAAGCACTCCAACAGACCTGGTGTCCTTCTCGGCGGTTGACATACTCCAGTGTATCGCGGCCACACTCTTCCTCCTTCACATACTGCGCGTCCTCATAAAGGACGACAGGAAATTCAATTTTACAATGTACATCCTTTTCGTTTTTTTCGTGCTGATCGCGCCGGTCGCTGGCGGGATCGACTTCTTGAACGTGTTCCCGGTTTGGCTCGCGCAGTACTTCAACAGAATGCACGGATCCCTCTTCCCGCTCTTTCCATGGTCGAGTTTCCTCATCGGAGGGACAATCGCGTCGCAATTTTTAATAAAACATATAGATGCAATGTCGACCGGGAAAATCGGAAGGGACGCGCTGAAGAGGGTGGTGCGGACCGGAATAGTAATCGCGGCCGTCGGTCTCGTCTTTACGATTGTCGAAACGCAAATTCTTCACACATATCATTTCGTGGACTACTCGCCTTCGTGGTTTCTCCTTCGGTTCGGGATCCTCCTTTTGATTCTCTATGGAATCACTATCCACGAACAGTCACGCAGGTCAGATCTCTCTCCGATGAAACTTTTTGGGCGAGAGTCTTTCCTCGTCTACACTGCGCATCTCCTTGTGGTCTACGGTTCCAGCGTGAAGGTGCCATCTCTCGTCGCGAGGATCGGTCCGACGCTTGGCTATCTCGAATGTCTCGGAATATTCGTCGCGCTTTCTGTCATCATGTATATCGCGGCGGTCGTATGGAACAATTTGAAACACAATGATCTCAGGATGT